In Astatotilapia calliptera unplaced genomic scaffold, fAstCal1.2 U_scaffold_1, whole genome shotgun sequence, one DNA window encodes the following:
- the LOC113017165 gene encoding histone H1-like, giving the protein MSEEAPAPAAVPAKAAKKKKTTASKPKKVGPSVGELIVKTVAASKERSGVSAAALKKALAAGGYDVDKNKARVKTAIKSLVAKGTLVQTKGTGASGSFKMNKKVTESKAKKPAKKAAPKAKKPAAAKAKKPAAAAKKSPKKAAAAAKKPAAAKKSPKKAKKPAAAAKKAPKSTKKAAKTPKKVLKKAPATKKSPAKKAAKPKVKKAATAAKKK; this is encoded by the coding sequence ATGTCCGAGGAAGCTCCCGCACCTGCTGCCGTCCCGGCCAAGGccgccaagaagaagaagacgacggCTTCCAAGCCCAAGAAGGTCGGCCCCAGCGTGGGCGAGCTGATTGTGAAAACCGTGGCCGCTTCCAAGGAGCGCAGCGGCGTGTCCGCAGCCGCGCTCAAGAAGGCTCTGGCTGCCGGAGGCTACGATGTGGACAAGAACAAGGCCCGCGTCAAGACTGCCATCAAGAGCCTGGTGGCGAAGGGCACTCTGGTGCAGACCAAGGGCACCGGGGCCTCCGGATCCTTCAAGATGAACAAGAAGGTTACTGAGAGCAAAGCCAAGAAGCCCGCGAAGAAAGCCGCTCCTAAAGCCAAGAAGCCCGCCGCGGCCAAAGCCAAGAAACCGGCAGCAGCTGCTAAGAAGTCGCCcaagaaggcagcagcagcagctaagAAGCCCGCAGCTGCTAAGAAGTCGCCCAAGAAGGCCAAGAAGCCCGCAGCGGCGGCCAAGAAAGCGCCCAAAAGCACCAAGAAAGCAGCAAAGACCCCCAAGAAGGTGCTCAAGAAGGCTCCCGCAACAAAGAAATCCCCCGCCAAGAAGGCCGCCAAGCCCAAAGTCAAGAAGGCGGCCACAGCAGCCAAGAAGAAGTGA
- the LOC113017168 gene encoding histone H2A-like — MSGRGKTGGKARAKAKTRSSRAGLQFPVGRVHRLLRKGNYAERVGAGAPVYLAAVLEYLTAEILELAGNAARDNKKTRIIPRHLQLAVRNDEELNKLLGGVTIAQGGVLPNIQAVLLPKKTEKPAKAK; from the coding sequence ATGAGTGGTCGCGGAAAGACCGGAGGCAAAGCCAGAGCTAAGGCCAAGACCCGCTCATCCCGTGCCGGGCTTCAGTTCCCCGTGGGTCGTGTCCACAGGCTGCTGCGTAAAGGTAACTATGCCGAGCGTGTGGGAGCCGGCGCTCCTGTTTATCTGGCAGCTGTGCTCGAGTACCTGACCGCTGAGATCCTGGAGCTGGCTGGCAACGCAGCCCGCGACAACAAGAAGACTCGCATCATCCCACGTCACCTGCAGCTGGCTGTGCGCAACGACGAGGAGCTCAACAAGCTCCTGGGGGGAGTCACCATCGCTCAGGGTGGTGTGCTGCCCAACATCCAGGCTGTGCTGCTGCCCAAGAAGACCGAGAAGCCCGCCAAGGCCAAGTAA